In Tachysurus fulvidraco isolate hzauxx_2018 chromosome 1, HZAU_PFXX_2.0, whole genome shotgun sequence, a single window of DNA contains:
- the LOC125141125 gene encoding type-2 ice-structuring protein-like has translation MASQTKVLMLLILAIAGATLAAHHTVFDPTEALTYIGLSDCQKAFQFFWSDGTKLTFTKWRQGQPDNYENRERCVHINAGASKNWNDINCENRYASVCAKESY, from the exons ATGGCTTCTCAGACCAAAGTGCTGATGCTTCTTATTCTTGCCATAGCAGGAGCAACTTTGG CTGCTCATCACACT gtatttGACCCCACGGAGGCTCTAACATACATCGGCCTCAGTGACTGTCAGAAG GCTTTTCAATTCTTTTGGTCTGATGGCACCAAATTGACTTTCACCAAGTGGAGACAAGGACAACCAGATAATTATGAAAACAGAGAGCGCTGTGTGCATATAAATGCTGGTG CCTCTAAAAACTGGAATGATATTAATTGTGAGAACCGCTATGCCTCTGTGTGTGCCAAGGAAAGTTACTGA
- the LOC113650566 gene encoding lactose-binding lectin l-2-like: protein MASQTKVMMLLILATTGAALAVANPLSVAEHHIVKDQEVMLAFSDKCPFGWSYYSGRCYLYNGDKLGWASAEKFCQDIDAHLVSIHSENEYQQIKALIRSYDPMENPTYIGLSDCQKAYQFFWSDGTKLTFTKWNPGEPNNYNNKERCVHINAGDKNWNDINCDYTYPSVCAKKSC from the exons ATGGCTTCTCAGACCAAAGTGATGATGCTTCTTATTCTTGCCACAACAGGAGCAGCTTTGG CTGTGGCAAACCCATTATCAG TGGCCGAGCATCACATTGTGAAAG atcAAGAAGTAATGCTTGCATTTTCTGACAAATGCCCATTTGGATGGTCCTACTATTCCGGTCGTTGCTACTTGTACAACGGCGACAAACTGGGTTGGGCTTCTGCagag aaATTCTGTCAGGATATTGATGCACACTTGGTCTCAATACACAGTGAGAATGAATATCAGCAGATAAAGGCTCTTATCCGTAGTTATGACCCCATGGAGAATCCAACATATATCGGCCTCAGTGACTGTCAGAAG GCTTATCAATTCTTTTGGTCTGATGGCACCAAATTGACTTTCACCAAGTGGAATCCAGGAGAGccaaataattataacaacaaaGAGCGCTGTGTGCATATAAATGCTGGTG ACAAAAACTGGAATGATATTAATTGTGACTACACCTATCCCTCTGTGTGTGCCAAGAAAAGTTGCTGA